The Haloplanus sp. GDY1 genomic sequence GGTAGGCGGCGGCCAGTCCGGCGATGCCGCCGCCGACCACGTGGATCATGCGCTTTCTCCGCCGACCGCGGGTAAGTCGTTTGTGGATCAGGCGCCGACGCCCGGATCGGTCAGGTCCGCCGCCAGCACGAAGTCGGGGTCGCCGCTCACGTCCGCCCGCACCGCCGCCGCGTCGGTGACGAACCGGGGGGTCTCCGGCACCAGCAGCCGCGCCCGGTCCGCGTCGAGGCGGGCGGCGTCCCGGGCGACGGCGGCGACGAGGCTCCTGGCGGCGTCGAGGTCCGCCCACGCGCCGACCGCGTACTCGGTCCAGCGGTCGCCGTCGTCGCCCGTCTCGAACACCCGGCTTCGGAGGGTCAGTCCCCGCGTCCCGCCCTCGCCGACCACGAACAGGCCGTCGGTCTCGGCCGCCCGCTCCAGGTCCCGGGGCCGGAGTTCCGAGAGCGTCCACGCCGCCGCGGGGTCGACGGTCAGCCCGCGCAGGTGGTCGCGGGCGTCGCTCCCGGTCCAGAACGCCCACCCCGCGTTCGGGTCGCCCGTCACCGCGAGAGCCGGGTCGGCGTCGGCGTCCGGCGTCACCTCGGCCCACCGGAACTCCGTGCAGGGATCGAAGCCGAGACTCCGCGCGAGGCCGAGGCTGGCGGCGTTCCACGAGAAGACGAGGTTGCGACAGACCGCCGCGCCCCGATCCCGTGCCCACGTCAACACGGCGTCCGTGAGCTGCCGGGCCAGCCCCCGGTCACGGTAGTCGGGGTGGACGCGCAGTCCCTGTACCCACGACTCCCAGTCCGAGAGTTCGACCCCCTGGATCACGCCCACCGCCTCGCCGCCGTCGTCGGCGACGAGCGTGTGGCTGGTCTCGCCGTCGTCGGCCGCCCACTCCCGGAAGGTCCGGGGGAGGTAATCCTCCAGTTCCCGGTCGGGCCACGTCTCGCGCGTGAAGGCGGCGACGGCCTCGTGGTCGTCGACCCGCGCCGGCCGCAGGGTCAGGTCCACGGCACCGACCGGTCCTGCAGTTCGCCGGCCAGCGACTCGCGCATCGCCGCGGCCGGATCCGACCGGTTCGCGAGCGCCCACATCAGCTTCGCCGTCGCCGTCTCCGGCAGCGTGTCGCCCGCCTCGACGACGCCCGCGTCCAGCAGGTCCCGACCGGTGTCGTACACCCGGTCGCAGACCCGCCCCTCGAGACACTGGCTCGTCATGGCCACGACGGTGCCCGCCTCGATCAGTTCCTCGATCCGGTCGATCCAGTCGGTGGCGACGTGGCCGAGTCCCGTCCCCTCGATCACGACGCCCGCGGCGTCGTCGAGGTGGTCCAGGGCGGCGGGGTTCATCCCCGGCGTGAACTTCACGAGTTCGACGCTCGTCTCCAGGTCGGACGCGATGTCGAGGTCAGCCTCGCCGCGCTCGGGACCGTCGCGCCGGAAGCTCACGGTTTCGGTCCCGTAGTCGACGCGGCCGACCGGCTTCGCGCCGACCGTCTCGAAGGCGTCCCGGCGCGAGGTGTGGTTCTTGCGCACGCGGGTGGCGCGGTGGAGCGCACAGGCGTCGTCGCTCGACGACTCGTGCATGCAGACCAGCACCTCCGCGCGGTCGCTCGTGGCGGCCTCGACGGCACAGACCGCGTTCATCACGTTGTCGCTGGAGGGACGGTCCGCCGAGCGCTGGCTGCCGGTGAAGACGACCGGGACGGGGGTGTCGAGCATGAACGCGAGCGCCGAGGCGGTGTACTGCATCGTGTCGGTGCCGTGCATGACGACGACGCCGTCGGCACCGGCCTCGACCTCCTCGTGGACCGCGCGGGCGAGGTCCTGCCACACCGCGGGCGTCATGTTCTCCGAGAGGATGTTGGCGACGACGCGGCCGCGGTAGTTGGCCCGGCCCGCGAGGTCCGGCACCGCCCGGAGGACGTCCTCGGCGTCGAACTGTGCGGTCACCGCGCCGGTCCGGTAGTCGACCGTCGACGCGATGGTGCCCCCGGTCGAGATGAGCGAGACGGTCGGCAGGTCGTCGTCGAACTCGACGGTCGAGTCGCCCTCCTCGTCGTCCGCCCCCTCGACGTCGTAGACGTCGCGTTCCAGCACCTCGATCGCCGCGTCCTCGCGGTCGATGCCGACGTTGTAGCCGCCGGCTAGCTTCACGACGAGGTGGTCGGCCGTCGTCGAGGGCATGAGGACCCCCTCGTTCTCGACGCTCCCGCGTTCGACGCGGACGCGATCCCCTGGGTTCATACACCGCGGTACCGGCCGCGCGGACTTGAATCCACTCGTCTCGGCGCAAGCCACTTGCCGCTCCCACCCCGAGACCCCGTATGCGCCGTCCCGAACGCCCACACACCGCCGGCGACGAGGCCGAGACCGAGGAGTCGACCGGCCGCCTCGCCGGCCTCCGCCGTCGCCTCGGCGGCCTCTTCGCCGTCCGACCGTTCCTCCTCGCTCTCGTCCTCTCGGTCGCCGGCCTCGTCGTCGGCGGGAGCGTCCCCGTCGTCGGCGCCCTCGGTCGCTTCCTCGGCGTCGCCCTCGCCGGGTTCGTCCTCGCCTTCGTCGTCTCCGAGCGCCGGTACGCCGAGGCCGGCCTCGCCGGCGCGCTCACGGGCGGGGTCGGGGTCGTCCTCTCGGCCGTCGACGTGGCGCTCCTCCCCGTCGTCGCCGACTACGGCCTCCAGGTCGCGGGCGTCGGCACGACCGCCGGCCTGGCCGCCGGAATCGTCGGCCACTACTTCGGCCGGGACCTCCGGGCCGGCCTGACGCGGGAGCTATCGTAGCGAGTGACCGGCATCGCACATCTGATCGGACGCCGTACTGCGATCGGATGTGCAACCAGCTTCAATCGCTACGCTATGAGCGAGCGACCCGCCACTCGTCGCCGCGACGGGCGAGGACTCCCCGATCCGCGAGCGTGGTGAGCGCTCCCTGTACCGCGTCCGTCGGGGCGTCGACCGCTTCGACGACCTCCTCCGTGGTGTCCGCGCCCGTCGCCACGGCCGCCAGCACCTCGGCGTGAAAGCGGTTGTCGGCGTCGACGCCGAGGTGGTCGTCCAGCCGGTCCAGGACCTCCGTGATCCGGCCGTACACCCACCGCTGGGCCAGCGAGAGTTCGTTTTCCAGCGCCTGTAACCTCTGGAACGCGGTCGCGAGGTCCTGTACGTCGTCGTCGGTTTCGCCCGGCGCGTCGAGCGAGACGTGCCGACACCGGCCGTCCATGTCGAGGCTCGGGCTCGCGGGATAGGCACTCTTGGCGCCGAAGCCGTACGGCGAGACGCTCACCTCCAGTCGGAGGTTCCGGGAGATGTGGAAGTACTTCCGGCGCTGGTCGTCCGTGTGGCTCTCGACCAGCCCCGCCTCCTCCAACTTCCGGAGGTGGTCGATCACCGCCTTCGGGCTCACCCCGAGATACTCGCTGATCTCGGTGACATAACAGGGCTTTCGAGCCAGGAGTCGCAGGATCCGCCGGCGGTTCTCGTTGCCGAGGAGGTCGAGTAGTACCGCCGAGTCCATGACGTCAGGTAAGCGTCGGTGGGTGAAAAGGGCTGCGTGTGTCACCCCGCCGGCGCGAAGACCACCAGCGCCGTGCTGTCCTCGACCGCCGCCGGCGACACCTCCCGGTCCCCGCTGAATCGGATCACCTCCCCCGCGCGGAGGTCGTAGGTCTCGTCGTCGAGGTCGAGTTCGAGCCGGCCGTCGAGCAGGTGGAGGACGACGTGCGTTCCCTCGTGGGTGTGTCGGGGCACCGCCTCCCCGGCGTCGAGTTCGAGTCGCACTGCCCGGGGGCGACGCGTCTCGAACACCTCGGCGTGCGGGTGGCCGTCCAGGTCGGTGAGCGTGGTTCGTTCGGGCACAGCGGGGGTTCGTCCGCCCCCGCCCTAAGCCACGCCCCGATCCAGTTCGCGTCGCGGGCACCGTTTTTGTACTCGCCTCGCGTACGTGTCGGTATGGTAGACCGTATCCTCGTCCCCTTCGACGGCACGCCGCAGTCCGAGGCGGCGCTGCGGTTCGTGGTCTCGGAGTGGCCCGACGCGGACGTCACGCTCCTCTACGTCGTCGACCCGGTCACGTCCGGGTTCGCACAGCGTGCCTTCCCCGGGAGTTCGGAGACGTGGTACGAGCGCGCCCGCGAAACCGCACAGGAACAGTTCGACGCGGCCCGCGAACTGGCCGGTCGGCCGCTCGACACCCGGATCGAGGTGGGAAGCCCCGCCCGCGTCGCCGTCGAGGTGGCGGGCGAGGACCGGTTCGATCACGTCGTCCTCGGGAGTCACGGCCGAGAGGGGGTTTCACGCATCCTCCTCGGGAGCGTCGCCGAGGACGTCGTCCGCCGCTCGCCCGTCCCGGTGACCGTCGTTCGGTAGTCCGCGAACGGTTCACACCCGGCGAGTTCGGCCGCCTTCCGCCGGTACTTGTCCGTCGAACCCCTGGGGACGGTGATGGAGTTCGACGACGTCATTCACACTCGACGATCCGTCCACCAGTATTCCGACGCCGACATCGACGAGGAGACGCTGTACGACCTCTTCGAGGACGTGCGCTTCGCGCCCTCCTCGTTCAACCTCCAGCCGTGGGAGTTCCTCGTGGTGCGTGGCGATGACCTCGACCGCCTGCAGTCGGTCGCCTACGGCCAGGAACACGTCACCGACGCCGCGGCCGCGGTGGTGGTCCTCGGGACGCTGGACCCGAGCGATCACGCCGAGCGCGTCACGCGGGACCTGCTGGAGAAGGGCTACCTCCCCGACGAGGAGGCGGCCGAGGCCCGCCTCGACAGCGTCGAGGGCCTCGCGAACGCCGACGAGGAGACGCGCCGCGTCTGGACGGTCCAGAGCTGTACCCTCGCGACCATGGCGCTCATGCACGCCGCCTGGAACCGCGGCATCGCCTCCTGTCCGATGGGCGGCTACGACGCCGACGCCGTCCACGAGGAGTTCGACGTGCCCGCCGACTACGAACCCGTCTGTCTCGTCACGCTCGGCTACCCCGAGGACGAGGCCGCCGACATCGAGCGACCGCGGAAGTTCCGCCGGCCGGCCGATGAGTTCGTCCACCTCGACGGCTTCGACCCGGTCGCCCGCGAGTCGCCCGCGACCGCCGACGACTAGAAGATGTTCGCCTGCCGGTAGACGCTGAGCCCCTCGTTCGTGATCTCGTAGGGCTTGGTCTCCCGGGAGTGGTTCGCGTCGCGTATCTTCTGTATCTCGACCGCCAGCCGCGTCTCCTGGAAGTCCGACGCGCGGACGTACTGGAGGACGAACACCGCGTCCGCCAGATACTCGATGATCCCGTACCGCGAGTTGTAGGGGTTGTCGCCGCTGGCCTCGCTGGTCACGAGCGTCGTCACGCCCGCCTCCTTGAGCGAGCGGGTGAACTGGTACACCTCGCTCCGCCGGTCCGACGGGTGGTCGTACATCATCTCCAGGAGCGACACGGAGTCGAGGACGAGACGGTCGGCGCCGAACTCCTTCACCAGGTCCGGCAGGTCGCTCCGGATGCTGGCCAGACTGTTCGCCATCTCGACCGGATCGAGGTGGACGACGGCGAGTCGTCCCTCGTCGGCGTACTCCGCGAACGACCAGCCCTTCTCCCGGGCGGTGTCGTAGATGCGGTCCGTGCTCTCCTCCAGGGTCACGTAGACGCCCCGCTTGCCGTCGGCCAGCGCCCGGTTGAGAAACTGGAGGCCGAAGGTCGTCTTCCCGGTCCCCGCCGACCCGATGACCGAGATGAGCGAGCGCCGCGGGACGCCCCCGAGGATCATGTCGTCGAGGCCTTCGATCCCGAGGTCGATCCGATCGATCGCCGACTCGAACTCCTCGTCGTCGAACGGGTCGGCGGACCCGCCCTCGGGGCCGCCACCCGGACCGCCGCCCGGACCCTCCGGCCCCGAACCGAACGCCCCACCGCCGCCGACCCCGCCCGCGGGATCCGGCGCGTTCTCGAAGGCGCTCGCGAAATCCTGGTCGAACGGCGAACCACCGCCGTCGTCCTCGGTGCCCTCGTCGCCGAGTCCGGAGAACGCGTCGCTGGGGGGGTCGGTCGGGACGTCCGCCTCCTCGGTCCCGGCCGACTCCGCCCCGGTCGCCGACCGGTCGTCGGCCTCCCCGTCGGTCGCCGACTGGTCGTCGGTTTCCCCGTCTGTCGCCGACCGGTCGTCGGTTTCCCCGTCTGTCGCCGACCGGTCGTCGTCGGCCTCCTCGTCCGGCTCACCGACGGCTCGTTCGAACCAGTCGTCGTCCTCGCTCATGGGCGCTCACGCCCACCCGGCCGCCGACGGTGGCCACTTCCGACGGTTCTCCCCGCGTGTTTCGCCATCGAGGGTGACTCCGGCCGGAGATGCCATGAATGTTGTCCGTTCGGTGGGCTTTTTTTCTCACGGGGCGAGGGCGGGGTATGTACGTCGGTCTCGTCGCCCAGAAGGACAACAGTCGGGCGGCCTTTCTCGCCGCGGAGTTGCGACGCCGACTCCGGAACGAGGGCGTGACGGTGGCGGTCGACACCACCACCGCCGAGACGCTCGACCTGGAGGGCACGCCGATCGAGGCGTTCGACGGCTGTGACCTCGTGGTCAGCATCGGCGGCGACGGCACCTTCCTCTTTGCCGCCCGCGGCGCCGACGGTACGCCGATCCTCGGGGTCAA encodes the following:
- the gatD gene encoding Glu-tRNA(Gln) amidotransferase subunit GatD, with protein sequence MNPGDRVRVERGSVENEGVLMPSTTADHLVVKLAGGYNVGIDREDAAIEVLERDVYDVEGADDEEGDSTVEFDDDLPTVSLISTGGTIASTVDYRTGAVTAQFDAEDVLRAVPDLAGRANYRGRVVANILSENMTPAVWQDLARAVHEEVEAGADGVVVMHGTDTMQYTASALAFMLDTPVPVVFTGSQRSADRPSSDNVMNAVCAVEAATSDRAEVLVCMHESSSDDACALHRATRVRKNHTSRRDAFETVGAKPVGRVDYGTETVSFRRDGPERGEADLDIASDLETSVELVKFTPGMNPAALDHLDDAAGVVIEGTGLGHVATDWIDRIEELIEAGTVVAMTSQCLEGRVCDRVYDTGRDLLDAGVVEAGDTLPETATAKLMWALANRSDPAAAMRESLAGELQDRSVPWT
- a CDS encoding ArsR/SmtB family transcription factor, with the translated sequence MDSAVLLDLLGNENRRRILRLLARKPCYVTEISEYLGVSPKAVIDHLRKLEEAGLVESHTDDQRRKYFHISRNLRLEVSVSPYGFGAKSAYPASPSLDMDGRCRHVSLDAPGETDDDVQDLATAFQRLQALENELSLAQRWVYGRITEVLDRLDDHLGVDADNRFHAEVLAAVATGADTTEEVVEAVDAPTDAVQGALTTLADRGVLARRGDEWRVARS
- a CDS encoding cupin domain-containing protein, producing MPERTTLTDLDGHPHAEVFETRRPRAVRLELDAGEAVPRHTHEGTHVVLHLLDGRLELDLDDETYDLRAGEVIRFSGDREVSPAAVEDSTALVVFAPAG
- a CDS encoding KaiC domain-containing protein; the encoded protein is MSEDDDWFERAVGEPDEEADDDRSATDGETDDRSATDGETDDQSATDGEADDRSATGAESAGTEEADVPTDPPSDAFSGLGDEGTEDDGGGSPFDQDFASAFENAPDPAGGVGGGGAFGSGPEGPGGGPGGGPEGGSADPFDDEEFESAIDRIDLGIEGLDDMILGGVPRRSLISVIGSAGTGKTTFGLQFLNRALADGKRGVYVTLEESTDRIYDTAREKGWSFAEYADEGRLAVVHLDPVEMANSLASIRSDLPDLVKEFGADRLVLDSVSLLEMMYDHPSDRRSEVYQFTRSLKEAGVTTLVTSEASGDNPYNSRYGIIEYLADAVFVLQYVRASDFQETRLAVEIQKIRDANHSRETKPYEITNEGLSVYRQANIF
- a CDS encoding universal stress protein — its product is MVDRILVPFDGTPQSEAALRFVVSEWPDADVTLLYVVDPVTSGFAQRAFPGSSETWYERARETAQEQFDAARELAGRPLDTRIEVGSPARVAVEVAGEDRFDHVVLGSHGREGVSRILLGSVAEDVVRRSPVPVTVVR
- a CDS encoding nitroreductase family protein; the encoded protein is MEFDDVIHTRRSVHQYSDADIDEETLYDLFEDVRFAPSSFNLQPWEFLVVRGDDLDRLQSVAYGQEHVTDAAAAVVVLGTLDPSDHAERVTRDLLEKGYLPDEEAAEARLDSVEGLANADEETRRVWTVQSCTLATMALMHAAWNRGIASCPMGGYDADAVHEEFDVPADYEPVCLVTLGYPEDEAADIERPRKFRRPADEFVHLDGFDPVARESPATADD
- a CDS encoding N-acetyltransferase family protein, with product MDLTLRPARVDDHEAVAAFTRETWPDRELEDYLPRTFREWAADDGETSHTLVADDGGEAVGVIQGVELSDWESWVQGLRVHPDYRDRGLARQLTDAVLTWARDRGAAVCRNLVFSWNAASLGLARSLGFDPCTEFRWAEVTPDADADPALAVTGDPNAGWAFWTGSDARDHLRGLTVDPAAAWTLSELRPRDLERAAETDGLFVVGEGGTRGLTLRSRVFETGDDGDRWTEYAVGAWADLDAARSLVAAVARDAARLDADRARLLVPETPRFVTDAAAVRADVSGDPDFVLAADLTDPGVGA